The nucleotide sequence TCGAAGAGATAGATAATAGGGTGTAGATGCGGCAGCGAGCTTCCGAAACATGGTGAGGTATCGCGAAGTGATACTCTTCGAACGAGAGACTGGGATGTCAAACTGGCACTTTAACAGGGAAGTTATTGGTTTTGGCAGAGCCCACAGGGGTTGTGCTTGCGGCGACTCGCTGAAGTATCTGCGCATAAGCCTGCGGCAGGCAATTGATCACAATGAGGGACAGCCTTCATGTGAGCATTCCAACAACAAATCAACCATGAGCTTAGAAATTTAATCAGTCTTCACTTGAAGGCAAACAGGCCTTGGGGCATTTTCTTCTTAGCGAATTTAATCAAACTTAAATCGAAGAAACAGATAATCGGGTGTAGGTGCGGCTGGGAGCTTCCAAAACAAGGTGAGGTATCGCGAAGTGATACTCTTCGAACGAGAGACAGGGATGTCGAACTGGCACTTTAACAGGGAGGTTATTGGTTTTGGTAGAGCCACATGGCAGAAAATGTTCCAGACATTTCTCTGCATTTCCTCTATCCTTGGAGATCAGATGTGCTTGCAACGGTATCCCTACCTAAAAGCCAGTTCAGCATCCTGCTTCTCGTTCGTCAACTTGAAGCTACGCTTCACTCACCGTCTCGTAGAACCTTCTCTAAGAAATAGTACACATACCTAGCTGGAGGCGATAAGCAGCAATGAAGATACAAGATTCAACAACTCACCCAATACCAACTCAGCCCAAAGCCAAATCAAAAAATGTAACTTGCCTTCATTCGAAGGCAAAAATTAATCACATTTTCTTAAGATAAACATCTGGTAGCCGAACTGGCCAAGGTAGTTGCGATAGATGTCGCTCTCTCTACTGATATCTTGCAGCGCTTGAGAGCCTAGCATTTCACTCTTTAACGCTTCGGTGCGTGATATCAATGGTTCATAGTAGTTCTGCCACGCTTGGTGGCTGAGCGTAAAGTGGTGTAGCACTTCATAACCAGCCACTTCCATCTGTTTGATACGAGTCGCTACGGTTTGAATGTCGGGATATTCACACTTCCAAAACTCGACAGCTGTGTCGTCTGGTGTATCCGATAACCAAACTAGATCACTTAACATCAAAACGCCGTTCTCATCAAGTAGAGGTTTCCACTGTGCTAATGCTTGTGACACTCCCATAATGTAAGCGCTGCCTTCAGCCCATATAAGATCGAAACTCCCATGCTCAAAAGGCAGCTCAGTCATGCTGGCACACACTGTAGTTAGTCGAGATGCCAAGCCATCTTTTTCAAATCGATCGTTGACGCTTGTCAATGCGGACTGCTCATTGTCAACGGTTGTAATAGATGCTGGTGTGTTTTGTGCCAATAGCTTGGTGGCTAATCCTTTGCCGCAGCCAATTTCAAGGATCATTTTTGGTTGCTCTGGTAACAGTGAAATTGCTTTGAGAGTTTCACTTTCACTGCCTGGCGCCCATCGCTCAAGAGCTTCGAAAACTTTCATAAAATCAGTCATATATTGAGCGTGTTCATTCATATCTTTTGATAACCATTTTAATCGCAGGGCCTCTTTTTCACTGAAACCTTGCTTCATTAACCAATCTAAGTGTGCATCTGGCGCTAACTTGTCTACGCTCTCATGC is from Shewanella sp. MTB7 and encodes:
- a CDS encoding MerR family transcriptional regulator, yielding MYRISELAVAVGLSRTALLYYEKQQLINGRRLSNGYRIYNDNDLQRIRLIQKLQAGGLTLKECKACLEAKVDRKLLENRLQILDEEIAQKQQSRQLLAAMLGEGKLKTWHESVDKLAPDAHLDWLMKQGFSEKEALRLKWLSKDMNEHAQYMTDFMKVFEALERWAPGSESETLKAISLLPEQPKMILEIGCGKGLATKLLAQNTPASITTVDNEQSALTSVNDRFEKDGLASRLTTVCASMTELPFEHGSFDLIWAEGSAYIMGVSQALAQWKPLLDENGVLMLSDLVWLSDTPDDTAVEFWKCEYPDIQTVATRIKQMEVAGYEVLHHFTLSHQAWQNYYEPLISRTEALKSEMLGSQALQDISRESDIYRNYLGQFGYQMFILRKCD